The following nucleotide sequence is from Streptomyces xiamenensis.
TCGTGGATGAGGAGGGCGAGGATGCCGCCGAGGGATCTTCCGAGCGCGCGCGAGGCGCGGCTCGGGGCCGAATTGCGGAAGTTGCGGGAACAGGCCGGTAAAGCCGCGCACGAGGCGGCGGCGTGGATCGGTACGGATCGCGCGAAGATGTCGAATATCGAATCCGGGCGGCGCGGAATCAGTGAGACACGGATCCGGCGGCTGACCGAGTTCTACGGGTGCCGGGATCAGCGGCTGGTCGGCGAATTGTGCGCGATGGCCAGGGAGCACCGGGGCGGCAACTGGTGGGACGCGTTCCGCGGGAAGGTGCCGCAGGGGAATGTGGACATGGCGGAGCTGGAGCACCACAGCACGGCGTTGCGGATGGTGCATCTGCTGCTGGTGCCCGGGGTGTTCCAGACGCCGGAGTACGCGCGCGCGGTGATGGCGGGCTCGGTGCCGCCGCCGGACGAGGAGTTGCTGACGGCGCGGGTGGCGGTGCGGCTGCGGCGCGGGGAGTTGCTGCGGGGGGAGAACCCGCCCAGGTGCCAGGCGATCATCCACGAGGGCGCGCTGCGGATGCGGTACGGGGGCCGTGCGACGGCGCGCGGGCAGTTGGAGTGGCTGCTGAAGGTGACCGAGTGGCCCTCGGTCGAGCTGCGGGTGATTCCGTTTTCCCAGGAGGACATTCCCGGGCACGGTCAGTCATTTCTGTATGCGTACGGGCCGGTGCGGCAACTGGACACGGTCGAGGTGGACACGCCTTTCGGCGGTGATTTCCTGCATGGGGCGGACGAGTTGGAGAAGTACCGCAGACTGCTGGAAGTTTCCGAGAAGATCGCTCTCGACGAGGGCGAGTCGCGGCAGCTGATCCAGTTCATCGCCCGCGAGATGTGATCCGGACGGGGCACGCACCCCGCCCGTGGCGCACCGCCCGCCGGGACCGATGTCAACCCCGCGGTGATCGGCCACCCGAACGTGTCAGCGCGGGGTCACCGTCAGACCCGGGGTGGTGGTGCCGGGCCGGCGCACCGCGATCGATCCCAGCGGGGTGCGCAGCCGCAGCCACACGCCCCGGGCCAGCACCGCCACCGGCGCCGCGGCCCGCAGGAAACCCAGCGAGCGGGCCGCGTGCACGGCACGCAGCGGCAGCGGGGTGCCGGACAGCGTCCGGCTCCAGATCTCCTCGGCCAGGGCGTCCAGCGCGTCCCTGGTGCGCTCGGTGGCGGCCAGCGCCTCCGTACGCTCCCGGAACTCCGCGATCACGGCCTCGGCCGCGCCCCGTACCCCGGCGTGCTCCAGCTCGGCCACCGGCTCCCAGCCGCCGCGCGGCGGCAGCACGCCCGCCCAGGACGGGCCGGTCACCGCCGCCGGGACGCGCGCCGTGCCGGCGGCCTCGTCGATGCCTTCCAGCAGCTCGCCCGCCGAGACGGTGATGTCGAGGCGGGCGGGCTCGGCGAGCCGCAGCGGGCGGATCGCCAGCACGTCGAAGCGGGCCGGCTTGGCGAACACGCCGAGCACCTGCCCGTCCGCCTGGAGCCGGGCGGCCGCCGCCTTCTCCCAGCGGAGCAGCCGGGCGAGGAGGGCCGCCAGCTCGGCGGCCTCCCCCCGCTCGGCGAACGACAGGCTCACGCGGTACCGCTCCCGGCCGTGTCGTCCTGGTAGTGCGCGAGGAAGCGGCGCTCCTCCTCGGTGATCCGGCGCGGCCGGCCCGCCTGGAGGTCGTAGGGCACCACCACGGTGGCGGCCCGCACGTACACCTGCTCGGGGTCCTTGACCTCGTAGGCCACGGTCACCGAGGCGCCGCCCACCTTCGCCACCCACAGCTCGACGGTGACCGGCGTGTGCCGGTGCACCAGCGGGCGCAGATAGTCGATCTCATGCCGTGCGACGACCGAACCGCCGGTGAACGCACCGGAGTCGGCCTGCCGCGCCAGCCGGAACATGAAGTCGATCCGGGCCTCTTCCAGATACCGCAGGAAGATCACGTTGTTGACATGCCCGAAGGAATCCATGTCCGACCAGCGCAAGGGGCACTCGTACACATGCCGCACGGCTCTTCCTCCGCCCCTCAGCCCCGGGTGAGCTTCTTGTACGTCGCCCGGTGCGGGCGACTGGCCTCCGGGCCCAGGCGCTCGGCCTTGTTCTTCTCGTAGGCCTCGAAGTTGCCCTCGAACCAGAACCACTTGGAGTCGCCCTCGTAGGCGAGGATGTGGGTGGCGATCCGGTCCAGGAACCACCGGTCGTGGGAGACGACCACGGCGCAGCCGGGGAAGTCCAGCAGGGCGTTCTCCAGGGAGGAGAGCGTCTCCACGTCCAGGTCGTTCGTCGGCTCGTCGAGGAGCAGCAGGTTGCCGCCCTGCTTGAGGGTGAGCGCCAGGTTCAGGCGGTTGCGCTCACCGCCGGACAGGACCCCGGCCGGCTTCTGCTGGTCCGGGCCCTTGAAGCCGAACGCGGAGACGTACGCCCGCGAGGGCATCTCGACCTGGCCGACGTTGATGTAGTCCAGCTCGTCGGAGACGACGGCCCACAGCGTCTTCTTGGGGTCGATGTTGGCGCGGGACTGGTCGACGTAGGAGACCTTGACCGTCTCGCCGGTCTTGATGCTCCCGGAGTCCGGCTTCTCAAGATCCATGATCATCTTGAACAGGGTGGTCTTGCCGGCGCCGTTGGGGCCGATCACCCCGACGATGCCGTTGCGCGGCAGGGTGAACGACAGGTCGTCGATGAGCACCTTGTCGCCGAACCCCTTGGTCAGGTGGTCGACCTCGACGACCACGCTGCCCAGGCGCGGGCCCGGCGGGATCTGGATCTCCTCGAAGTCCAGCTTGCGGGTCTTCTCGGCCTCCGCCGCCATCTCCTCGTAACGGGCGAGACGGGCGCGGGACTTGGCCTGCCGGCCCTTGGCGTTGGAGCGGACCCACTCCAGTTCGTCCTTGAGCCGCTTGGCGCGCTTGGCGTCCTTCTGGCCCTCGACCTTCAGGCGCGCCTGCTTGGTCTCCAGGTACTTGGAGTAGTTGCCCTCGTAGCCGTGCAGCCGGCCGCGGTCGACCTCACAGATCCACTGGGCGACGTTGTCGAGGAAGTACCGGTCGTGGGTGATGGCCACCACGGTGCCCGGGTACTTCGCCAGGTGCTGCTCCAGCCAGTTCACCGACTCGGCGTCCAGGTGGTTGGTGGGCTCGTCCAGCAGCAGCAGGTCGGGCTGCTCCAGCAGCAGCTTGCACAGCGCCACGCGGCGCTTCTCGCCACCGGAGAGCTTGGTGACCTCCCAGTCGCCGGGCGGGCAGCCCAGGGCGTCCATGGCCTGCTCCAGCTGGGCGTCCAGGTCCCAGGCGTTGGCGTGGTCCAGCTTCTCCTGGAGCGCGCCCATCTCTTCCATGAGCGCGTCGGAGTAGTCGGTCGCCATCAGTTCGGCGATCTCGTTGAACCGGTCGAGCTGGCCCTTGACCTCGGCCACGCCGTCCTGGACGTTCTCCAGCACGGTCTTGGTCTCGTCCAGCGGCGGCTCCTGGAGCAGGATGCCGACGCTGTAACCCGGAGTGAGGAAGGCATCACCGTTGGAGGGCTGCTCCAGACCGGCCATGATCTTCAGCACGGTGGACTTACCCGCGCCGTTGGGGCCCACGACACCGATCTTGGCCCCGGGCAGAAAGCTCTGGGTCACGTCGTCAAGGATCACCTTGTCGCCGTGTGCCTTGCGCGCCTTGCGCATGGTGTAGATGTACTCAGCCAACAGAAACCGTCCGGCTAATCAGTGAAGGGGCGGAAGAGTGGATGCGTCCATCCTGCCGCATGGCATGCCCCGGGCGGAAACCGGCCGGGGGTGTGCTAGAGGCCGAGGGGACGCGAAAGGGGCGGGTCCCGGGTGGGACCCGCCCCTTCGGGTACGGGCGGCGATCACCGTGCGAAACGGCCGCTCACCGCCGGTACGGGCAGTGCTGAGTGGTGCTGGTGCTTACTCGGCGGCGGAGCCGGCGGCCCGCTTGCGGAGGAAGAACACCGCGCCGCCACCGACGGCCAGCAGGCCCACGGCGATGCCGGCCATCATGCCGAGGTTGGAGCTGGAGCCGGTCTCGGCCAGGTCCGGGCCGCTGCCGCCGGTGGTGGCCGGGGCGGGCTCGTTCTCGGCGGGGGTCTCGGGCTCGGGCTCGGCGATCGGCTCCTCACCGGCGGTGTCGCAGTTCAGGACACCGGAGAAGACCCAGGGCTCCTTGCCCTCCAGGTTCTCGACCGTGATCTCGTAGGCCTGGCCGTTCTCGACCGGGACCAGGACCTTCTCCTCGACGCCCGGGGCGATCTCGTAGGACTCGCCCTCCAGCTCGAAGGTGAACGGCTGGTCGCCGTCGTTGGTGACGGTCAGCTGCACGCCGCCGTCGACGCAGACCTCTTCGGCGGTGATGGCCGGGTTCGGACCCTCGCTGGCCCAGTTGACGCTGGCGCCCGCGGTCACGGACGACTCGGAGGAGCCGGCCAGGATCATGGTCTGGGTGCGGACGTCGACGCCGGTGAAGACGCGGCCGACCGGCACCGGGGAGGTGGCGGTGGCGCTCAGGGAGGCGGAACCGTCCTCGGCGCCCTCGGGCACCGAGAAGAACAGCTCGGTACCGTCGGTCACCGGGGTGGACTCGGTGATGGTCTCGCCGTTGGCGTCCACGACGGTGACACCGGCGGCGGCAGCGGCGGGGTCGGTGGAGACCACGACGGCGTCGGCGCTGGTGTGCACGGTGACGGGGCCGGCCAGCTCACCGGGCTTGCCGGTGACCTCCTGCGGGGAGAGCCCCAGGGAGGCGCGCGGCTCCTCGATGGCCTCGGCGTTGTCGCCGAGCCAGTCCGCGAGCTTCGCGGCGTTCTCGTTCTTCGGGGTGGCCTCGACGCCGTCCGACAGCTCCCAGATGGCGGCCTGGGTACCGGCGGCGGCCTGCTCGGCGGTCAGCCCGTTGGCACCGGCGGCCTCGGCCAGGGAGTTGAGGTCATCGACGACCGGGTAGGAGTTCTGCAGGATCCAGTGGATCTTGGCGGCCTCCTCCTGGAGGTCGTGCAGACGCGAGGAGTTCCAGTCGGTCTCCTTGTACTTGGCGTTCGGCGAGGTGGGCGTGCCGAAGTCGATGCAGTACGTCTTCAGGGTGCCGCCGTCGTCGGCGCTGAGGTAGAACAGACCACCGCTGTAGGTGCTGGTCCGTCCATCACGCGTCACGTCGATCTTGTCGCTGACGCGGAGCCCGTCCAGGGTGGCGGTCGCACCGCCGTTGCCCGGGGTCTGGTCGGCGAGGGCCGGGCCGGCGGTGGCCAGCACGCCGGCGGCGGCAAGCCCGGTGGCGACGGCGGTAGCCGCAAGGCGGGCGGCGACCCGCTTGCGTGCAAACATCATGTAAGTCCCCTCCACGGCGATCACGGGGGCGCGCAGCCGCACTTGAGGCGGCACGCTCATCAACTTCCCCGTGCGTACTGCCGGATCGTAGAGAGGGAGTTGCTGTGTGTCCCCGCCCGTAGACAGTCTTAAGCCTTCCGACGTGGAATCGTTACCTCAGAATCGCTCGGAATGGGAACATTCACGGCACCCGCCCGACCGGCCGGTCGGAGACCCCTTCCGGAGCGCCTGAGGGTGCCGGTGTGCCCCACCTCATTGACGTACCGGGGCGATCCCGCGCATTCTCGTCCCCATGCGAGCGGCTGCCCTGACGTCCCGTCGGTACATCGATCCGGGGCGGGTCACCACGGCCTCCTGTACGGCCTGACGCCGGAACACCGGCGCCCTCCCCCGCCCCCGTACGCCCGCTCCCGCGACCGGAGACCCCTGTGACGACCGTGTCCGCCGCACACCCCACCGACCCCGCCCCCGCCTCGTTCGCCCGCGACTGGCGGGCCTGGCACGACGAACGTGACCGCTCCCTGGCCGCCCCGCACGGCTTCCTGGCGATCACCAGCATGCGCTGGCTGACCCCGGAGCCCACCCGGTTCGAGGACGCGCCCGGCACCTGGTCCACCGACGAGGACGGGACGGTCCTGGTCGAACTGTCCGACGGCGAGACGCTCACCGTGGACGGCGAACCCCTCCCCCGGCGGCACCGGTTCACCGGGCTGCCGGACGGCGGCAGCGTGTCGGCCGGCTCCGGCGATCTGGTGGTCGAGGTGGCCCGGCGCGGCGGGCGGCCCGTGCTGCGCCCCCGGAACCCGGCCAACCCGCTGCGCACCGGCTTCACCGGCACCCCCGCCTACGCACCCGACCCGCGCTGGGCGCGCCCCGGTCGCTTCCTGCCCTTCGACGCGCCCCGGCCGGTGACGGTCGGCGCGGTCGTGGAGGGGCTGGAGCACGTCCTGACCGCACCGGGCGAGATCGAGTTCGCGATCGACGGCGTCACCCACCGGCTGACCGCGTTCAACGGGGGCCGGCCCGGCGCGCTGTTCGTGCTGTTCACCGACGCCACCTCGGGGGTGACCACGTACGCGGCGAACCGTTCCCTGTCGATCGCGCCGCCGGACGCCGGGGGCCGGGTGACCGTGGACTTCAACCGGGCGGTCAACCTGCCCTGCGCGTACACCGATCTGGCGACCTGCCCGCTGCCGCCCCGCGAGAACCGGCTGGCGCCGGCTGTCGAGGCGGGCGAGCGGCTGCCCCGCGGACGCGGCGGCACCGCCTGACCGCGTGCGTGACGGTGGGCGCGGGCGGCGGCGGCCGAGGCCGGGCGTTGGCGCGCCCCGGCGGGCGCCGGGACCGGCCCGCTCCGCATCAGCCCTCGGACAGCACGGCCGGGGGGATCGGGTCCTCGGCGGAGCCGGTCGGCGAGGCGGCGATGGCGTACTGCTCGCGGACCTCCCGGTAGCGCATGAGTTCCGCCGCCACCGGTTCCAGGACGTGACTCTGGCCGGCGTCGGCGGCGAGCCTGCGCAGCCGCCACTCCTCCTTGCGGCCCCAGCTGTGCGCCGGGCCCCGGGCGGCGAAGCGGCAGATCCAGGCCAGCAGCGGGCCTCCGACCGAGCCGCCGAGCAGCAGCACCAGCGGCAGCCAGCGGCCGGCCACCGGGAGGCCGACGAGGGCGGCCAGCAGCCAGCTGACGCCGAGCAGTTGTGCGGCGAGCAGCAGCGCCTGCCCGAAGGCGGCCACCGACCACCAGCCGGGGCGCGGCAGTTGCAGGGCCGGGTTCGCCGGTCCGGTCGGCAGGGGGGCGGCCGGTAGGGTGCCGGGCGGCGGCTTGAGCACGGTCAGTTCGGGCTGCCGGTGGCGGGCGAACCAGCGCCTGGGGCGGTCCGGCTTGCCGCTCTTCCCCGTTTTTTCTTTCCCCTCTTCTTTCTCCTGCTTCTGCCGCCGTGTCGACTTGTCGCTGTCGGCCTGCTCCGGCGGGCGGGCCAGCGAGGACTCCAGGGCGCGCGGCAGGCCCTGCGCGCCGCGCCACGCCGCGTCGTGCACGGCGGTGGACCACGGCAGTGGCAGCCCGCGCGAGGCGTCCTCGGCCAGCTCCCGTACCGCCTGCTCAAGGCCAGGGCGGGAGACGGCGGGGGCCGGGTCACCGGCCAGCCGGCGGGCCAGCAGCGCCGGCGGCTCACCGCGCCGCTGCGCCTGCCGGAACGCCATCCGGCGCGCCAGCTGCGCCCACGGCGTGCCGCACGCCCGGTCGGCGCGCCGCAGCCAGCCGCGTTCGGCGGCCTGCCCGGCGGCCTGGGCGCCGACCGCCTGCGCGAGCCGCTCCTCGAAGTCCTCCCGGGTGCGCTGGGTCAGCCCGGCCGGGCTCTCGGCCTCCTCCCCCACGTACAGCGGGCGCAGCCGCCTGGTGACCCCGTCGACGTCCGCCGTGAGCCGCTTGGCGGCGGCCGACCGGCCGCCGACCAGTTCGCCGACGAGCTGCCGCAGTTCGGGCACGCCCTGCCCGGTGAGGGCGGAGACGGCCAGCACCGCGGCGCCCGGTTCGCCGTGTTCCCCGAGCGCGACGCCGCTCTCGTCCAGCAGCCGGCGCAGGTCGTCCAGCACGGCATCCACCGCCTCGCCGGGCAGCCGGTCGGCCTGGTTGAGGACGACGATGCTGACCTCGGCGTGTCCGGCGAAGGCCCGCAGGTAGCGCTCGTGGAAAAGGGCGTCGGCGTACTTCTCGGGGTCCACCACCCAGATCACGGCGTCGACCAGGCCCAGCAGCCGGTCCACCTGTTCGCGGTGGTCGGGGGCGATGGAGTCGTGGTCGGGCAGGTCGAGCAGGATCAGGCCGCGCAGCGCCGGGTCGGGCACGTGGGCGCGGCGCCGGGCGCGGACGGGGATGGCCAGACGTTCCAGCAGCCCGTCGCCGCCGCGTCCCTTGCCGGCGGGCCAGCTGCACGCGACGGCGTTGGCGGTGGTGGGGCGGCGCACCCCGGTCTCGGAGAGGTTGGCGCCGGCCATGGCGTTGAAGAGGGTGGACTTGCCGCTGCCGGTGGCGCCCGCGATGGCGACGGTGGTGTACGTCCTGGGCAGCCGGTGGCGGGCCGCCGCCTCGTCGATCACCTTGCCGGCGTCGGTGAGCGCGCCGGCGTCCAAGCGGGCGCGGGAGAGGCCGATCAGCTCGCGCAGGGCGCCCAGCCGGATCTGCAGGGCGCGGTCCTCGGGGGCCTCGGCGCCGTGCGCGGGGGCGGGCACGGCGGTGGCGAGTTCGGTGGCGCGCCCCGTGGGTACGTCGTCGATGAGCGCGCGGCGGGCGATGAGGCCGTCGTCCCAGCCGTTGCCCTGGTGTTCCGCCGTCATGGTCCTCTGCGGCACCGGCGGTCTCCTTGTCGTGGATGGGATGGGGGCGGGCGGCGGTCAGGCCGCGGTGCGCAGCCGTTCCGCCTGGAGGGTGGACAGGGCGGCGATCAGCTCGACCTGGTGGTCCGCGCTGATGCCGAGGTGGTGCAGGGGGTCGCCGCGCCGGTCGCGCTCCTCGCCGAGGACCTGGTCGACGCAGTCGTTGAGCATGCGGCGGCCGTTGTCGCGCATCCGGTTGGCGGCGAGGGTGCCCAGGACGCCGGCGAGGGTGTGCTGGGCGATCTGGGCCTCCTTGCCGCCGAGCAGTCCGGCGGCGAGCAGGGCGGCGAGTTCGCCGTCGTCGCCGGTCTTGACCCGGGCGGGGCCGCCGCGTTCGCCGATGACGGGGCCGTTGTGCCCGCCGGAGGCGGCGCGTGCCTCGTCGGCCAGTTCCTCCAGGCAGCGGCGCAGCCGCCGGACCCGGATGCCGACCCGTTCGCGGACCTCTTCGGGGGTGTCGCAGCCGCCGGGCGGGGCGCCGGCCTCGCGGCGCCAGGCGGCGGTGGTGTGTTCGTCGGCGGCGGCGACGGCCTCGGTGAGCAGGGCGGTGAGCGCGTCGGTGAGGGCGTCCAGGAGTTCGGAGCTGCTGGTGTCCTCGGGGAAGGCGGCCCAGTGGGCGCGGGCGGCGCCGGTGAGGACACCGCCGGTGGTCAGGCACTGGCGTACGCGCTTGACCGACTCCCGGTAGGCGTTCTGGAGCTGCTGGTCCAGCCGTACGGCGGTGGCGTACTGGGCCGCCGCGGCGGAGGCGAGGGCGGCGACGGAGCCCTTGAGCGCGGCGAGTGCGCCGGTGGCGGTGCGGGCGGCGGCGTGGGAGCGGGCGGAGGGGCTCTGGGCCTGGTGGGCGAGCCATTCACGCAGCGCGGCGACGGCGGTGCGGGGCAACAGTCCGTTGCCGCCGCCGGCGGATTCGGGCAGTTCGGGGACGGTGAAGCGGGGGATGTCGTCGAGTCCGGCGTGTTCGAGCAGGGCGGCGTAGTGGCGGGAGACCTCGGCGGCGATCTGGTGCGGCACCCGGTCCAGGACGGTGGCCAGCGTGACGTCGTACTCCTGGGCGCTGCGCAGCAGGTGCCAGGGCAGGGCGTCGGCGTAGCGGGAGGCGGTGGTGACCAGGATCCAGATGTCGGCGGCGCACAGCAGGTCGGCGGCGAGGTCGCGCTGCCCCTCGACGAGGGAGTCGATGTCGGGGGCGTCCAGCAGGGCGATGCCGGGGGGCAGGGTGCGGGTGGTCTCCATGGCGAGTTCGCCGCGGGCGCGGTCCAGCTGGGGCAGCACGCGGTCGCCGGCGAACCAGTGCCGGTCATCGGGGTGGCAGACCAGGACGGGGGTGCGGGTGGTGGGGCGCAGCACGCCTGCCTCGGTGACCGGGCGGCCGATGAGGGAGTTGACCAGGGTGGATTTGCCGGCCCCGGTGGACCCGCCGATGACGGCCAGCAGCGGGGCGTCGGGGCGGCGCAGCCTGGGCAGCAGGTATCCGTCGAGCTGGGCCAGCAGTTCCGCCCGCGAGCGCCGCGCCCGGGGTGCGCCGGGCAGCTCCAGCGGGAAGCACGCGGCAGCGAGGCGCTCCCGCAGTACGGTCAGCGCTTCGAGCAGTTCGGGCCGTGCGTCCAAGATCGCCACATGCGAAGAATGCCCAATTTCACGCGGTTTCCAAAGCATATTCGCCCGAACGCGCCCGATTCCGGGCGGCAAACCCGGCGCTGTGGCATAACGAGTGCGCAACACCCCTCGCGCGAGCCCGCGAAATCGCTGCGCGCATCGCACTCGCCTGCGATTATCGGGGCTGCTTCACTGGATCTCCACACGACGGCGTCGCCGTGAAGCATCCGGGGCGAACCTCGCGACGCTCTATCCTGTGCGTCGAGGTCAGCGAGGGCATCCGTCCCGGGCCGTGATGGAGCTCATGCCCCCGTAGCTCAGTGGATAGAGCAGGTGCCTTCTAAGCACTTGGCCGCAGGTTCGAGTCCTGCCGGGGGCGCGCGCACATCGACGGCGGGCGACCCGGGGAGGGCGACCCGCCGTCCGCCGTGAACGGGGCAGGCCGCCGCCGGGTGAGCACCGTACCCCTTCGCAGGCCGGTTCCCCGCGAGCGTCACGCGCCACGGCCCGCCGCACCCGGCCAGGGTGAATCTTCACACCGCGACCGCGCCGGCTTCTCTGCTATACATGAATAGGTGTTCACGTCTACGTATGTACGGCTGCCGGAGGCGCGCTGGGCGCTCGCCGCCCTGGCCCTCTTCCTGCTCGCGCTGCCCCTGCACCTCCTCGGCGCCCCCGCCTGGACCTGGGCCCCGCTGTACGCCGCCACCTACATCTGCGGCGGCTGGGAGCCCGGCTGGGAAGGGCTCAAGGCGCTGCGCGAGAAGACCCTCGACGTGGACCTGCTGATGGTCGTGGCCGCGCTCGGCGCCGCCGCCATCGGGCAGGTCCTGGACGGCGCGCTGCTCATCGTCATCTTCGCCACCTCCGGCGCCCTGGAGGCCATCGCCACCCACCGCACCGCCGAGTCCGTCCGCAGCCTGCTGGACCTCGCCCCGGCCACCGCCACCCGGCTGCTGCCCGGCGGCGCGGGCGAGGAGACCGTGCCCGCCGACACCCTCGCCATCGGCGACACCGTCCTGGTCCGCCCCGGCGAACGCGTCGGCGCCGACGGCGTGGTGACCGAGGGCGAGAGCGAGATCGACCAGGCCACCATCACCGGCGAGCCGCTGCCCGTCGCCAAGCGGCCGGGCGAGGAGGTGTTCGCCGGGACGGTCAACGGCACCGGCGCGCTGCGGGTGCGGGTCACCCGCGACCCCGCCGACTCCGTCATCGCCCGGATCGTCACCCTGGTGGAGGAGGCGTCCGGGACCAAGGCCCCCACCCAGCTGTTCATCGAGAAGATCGAACAGCGCTACTCCTGGGCGATGGTGACCGCCACCCTGGCGCTCTTCCTCATCCCGCTCTCCCTGGGCGCCACCCTCGACGACACCCTGCTGCGCGCCATGACCTTCATGATCGTGGCCTCGCCGTGCGCCGTCGTGCTGGCCACCATGCCGCCGCTGCTGTCCGCCATCGCCAACGCCGGGCGGCACGGCGTGCTCGCCAAGTCGGCCGTCGTGATGGAACGCCTCGCCCAGATCGACGCCGTCGCCCTCGACAAGACCGGCACCCTCACCGAGGGCACCCCGCGCGTCACCGACCTCCGGCCGCTGCCGGGCTCCGGACTCGACGAGGACGCCCTGCTGGCGCTGGCCGCGTCGGCGGAACACCCCAGCGAACACCCCCTCGCCCGCGCCATCACCGGCACCGCCCGCGAGCGCGGCCTGGTGCTCGCCGAGGCCACCGACTTCGCCTCCGCACCCGGCACCGGGGTCACCGCCACCGTCAAGGGCCGCGAGATCCGCGTCGGCGCCCCGGCCCGGCTCTTCCCCGGCGGTGCCACCGACCTGGAGGCGTCGGGACGTACCGCCGTGGCCGTCCTGCGGGACGGCGCCCCGGTCGGGCTCATCGGTCTGGCCGACCGCCCCCGCCCCGGCGCCGCCGCCACCGTCGCCGCGCTCACCGCGTACACCGGCCGCTCCCCCGTCCTGCTCACCGGCGACAACGAGGCGGCGGCCCGGCGACTGGCCGCCGAGGTCGGCATCACCGAGGTACGCGCCGGGCTGCTGCCGCAGGACAAGGCCGCCGCCGTACGGGAGTGGGAGCAGGCCGGACGCAAAGTGCTGCTGGTCGGCGACGGCGTGAACGACGCCCCGGCACTGGCCGCCGCCCACACCGGGGTGGCGATGGGCCGGGCCGGCTCCGACCTCGCCCTGGAGACCGCCGACGCGGTCGTGGTCCGCGACGAACTCGCCACCATCCCCGCCGTCCTGGACCTGTCCCGCCGGGCGCGGCGGCTGGTGATCCAGAACCTGGTGATCGCCGGAACGTTCATCGCCGTCCTGGTCACCTGGGACCTGGTCGGCCATCTGCCGCTCCCGCTGGGCGTGGCGGGCCACGAGGGCTCCACGGTGCTGGTCGGCCTCAACGGCCTGCGGCTGCTGCGCGAGTCCGCCTGGCGGCGGGCGGCGGCGACCCCCGAACTCGGCCCCTAGGATGTGGAGTTGATCATCACAACACCACATCTTCGGGGGAACGATGAGTCAGCCGGTCACGGATCCACTTCCGGTCGCGGCA
It contains:
- the ettA gene encoding energy-dependent translational throttle protein EttA; this translates as MAEYIYTMRKARKAHGDKVILDDVTQSFLPGAKIGVVGPNGAGKSTVLKIMAGLEQPSNGDAFLTPGYSVGILLQEPPLDETKTVLENVQDGVAEVKGQLDRFNEIAELMATDYSDALMEEMGALQEKLDHANAWDLDAQLEQAMDALGCPPGDWEVTKLSGGEKRRVALCKLLLEQPDLLLLDEPTNHLDAESVNWLEQHLAKYPGTVVAITHDRYFLDNVAQWICEVDRGRLHGYEGNYSKYLETKQARLKVEGQKDAKRAKRLKDELEWVRSNAKGRQAKSRARLARYEEMAAEAEKTRKLDFEEIQIPPGPRLGSVVVEVDHLTKGFGDKVLIDDLSFTLPRNGIVGVIGPNGAGKTTLFKMIMDLEKPDSGSIKTGETVKVSYVDQSRANIDPKKTLWAVVSDELDYINVGQVEMPSRAYVSAFGFKGPDQQKPAGVLSGGERNRLNLALTLKQGGNLLLLDEPTNDLDVETLSSLENALLDFPGCAVVVSHDRWFLDRIATHILAYEGDSKWFWFEGNFEAYEKNKAERLGPEASRPHRATYKKLTRG
- a CDS encoding Cys-Gln thioester bond-forming surface protein, producing the protein MMFARKRVAARLAATAVATGLAAAGVLATAGPALADQTPGNGGATATLDGLRVSDKIDVTRDGRTSTYSGGLFYLSADDGGTLKTYCIDFGTPTSPNAKYKETDWNSSRLHDLQEEAAKIHWILQNSYPVVDDLNSLAEAAGANGLTAEQAAAGTQAAIWELSDGVEATPKNENAAKLADWLGDNAEAIEEPRASLGLSPQEVTGKPGELAGPVTVHTSADAVVVSTDPAAAAAGVTVVDANGETITESTPVTDGTELFFSVPEGAEDGSASLSATATSPVPVGRVFTGVDVRTQTMILAGSSESSVTAGASVNWASEGPNPAITAEEVCVDGGVQLTVTNDGDQPFTFELEGESYEIAPGVEEKVLVPVENGQAYEITVENLEGKEPWVFSGVLNCDTAGEEPIAEPEPETPAENEPAPATTGGSGPDLAETGSSSNLGMMAGIAVGLLAVGGGAVFFLRKRAAGSAAE
- a CDS encoding acyl-CoA thioesterase, whose product is MRHVYECPLRWSDMDSFGHVNNVIFLRYLEEARIDFMFRLARQADSGAFTGGSVVARHEIDYLRPLVHRHTPVTVELWVAKVGGASVTVAYEVKDPEQVYVRAATVVVPYDLQAGRPRRITEEERRFLAHYQDDTAGSGTA
- a CDS encoding GTPase — protein: MPQRTMTAEHQGNGWDDGLIARRALIDDVPTGRATELATAVPAPAHGAEAPEDRALQIRLGALRELIGLSRARLDAGALTDAGKVIDEAAARHRLPRTYTTVAIAGATGSGKSTLFNAMAGANLSETGVRRPTTANAVACSWPAGKGRGGDGLLERLAIPVRARRRAHVPDPALRGLILLDLPDHDSIAPDHREQVDRLLGLVDAVIWVVDPEKYADALFHERYLRAFAGHAEVSIVVLNQADRLPGEAVDAVLDDLRRLLDESGVALGEHGEPGAAVLAVSALTGQGVPELRQLVGELVGGRSAAAKRLTADVDGVTRRLRPLYVGEEAESPAGLTQRTREDFEERLAQAVGAQAAGQAAERGWLRRADRACGTPWAQLARRMAFRQAQRRGEPPALLARRLAGDPAPAVSRPGLEQAVRELAEDASRGLPLPWSTAVHDAAWRGAQGLPRALESSLARPPEQADSDKSTRRQKQEKEEGKEKTGKSGKPDRPRRWFARHRQPELTVLKPPPGTLPAAPLPTGPANPALQLPRPGWWSVAAFGQALLLAAQLLGVSWLLAALVGLPVAGRWLPLVLLLGGSVGGPLLAWICRFAARGPAHSWGRKEEWRLRRLAADAGQSHVLEPVAAELMRYREVREQYAIAASPTGSAEDPIPPAVLSEG
- a CDS encoding DUF1684 domain-containing protein; protein product: MTTVSAAHPTDPAPASFARDWRAWHDERDRSLAAPHGFLAITSMRWLTPEPTRFEDAPGTWSTDEDGTVLVELSDGETLTVDGEPLPRRHRFTGLPDGGSVSAGSGDLVVEVARRGGRPVLRPRNPANPLRTGFTGTPAYAPDPRWARPGRFLPFDAPRPVTVGAVVEGLEHVLTAPGEIEFAIDGVTHRLTAFNGGRPGALFVLFTDATSGVTTYAANRSLSIAPPDAGGRVTVDFNRAVNLPCAYTDLATCPLPPRENRLAPAVEAGERLPRGRGGTA
- a CDS encoding Scr1 family TA system antitoxin-like transcriptional regulator, with amino-acid sequence MPPRDLPSAREARLGAELRKLREQAGKAAHEAAAWIGTDRAKMSNIESGRRGISETRIRRLTEFYGCRDQRLVGELCAMAREHRGGNWWDAFRGKVPQGNVDMAELEHHSTALRMVHLLLVPGVFQTPEYARAVMAGSVPPPDEELLTARVAVRLRRGELLRGENPPRCQAIIHEGALRMRYGGRATARGQLEWLLKVTEWPSVELRVIPFSQEDIPGHGQSFLYAYGPVRQLDTVEVDTPFGGDFLHGADELEKYRRLLEVSEKIALDEGESRQLIQFIAREM